One part of the Anaeromyxobacter sp. Fw109-5 genome encodes these proteins:
- the recA gene encoding recombinase RecA: protein MTKLSDKVKALGQALAGIEKQFGKGSIMRLGDGAEPAPVAVVPTGSLGLDLALGVGGLPRGRVVEIYGPESSGKTTLALHAIAEVQRQGGVAAFIDAEHALDVTYARRLGVSLAELLVSQPDTGEQALEIAEQLVRSGAIDLIVVDSVAALVPKAEIEGEMGDAHMGVQARLMSQALRKLTAVVSRNQSLVVFINQIRMKIGVVFGNPETTTGGHALKFYASVRLDIRRIGQVKDGDQVVGSRTRVKVVKNKVAPPFREAEFDVRYGTGVDRHGEALDLGVERGAVEKSGAYFALDGERIGQGRERAIEWLRANPEAYERLAARVRGSVSAPAPVIAAAG from the coding sequence GTGACGAAGCTGAGCGACAAGGTGAAGGCCCTCGGGCAGGCGCTGGCCGGCATCGAGAAGCAGTTCGGGAAGGGGAGCATCATGCGGCTCGGCGACGGCGCCGAGCCCGCGCCGGTGGCGGTCGTGCCCACCGGCTCCCTCGGGCTCGACCTCGCGCTCGGGGTCGGGGGCCTCCCGCGCGGGCGCGTCGTGGAGATCTACGGGCCGGAGTCCTCGGGCAAGACGACGCTCGCGCTCCACGCCATCGCCGAGGTGCAGCGGCAGGGCGGCGTGGCGGCGTTCATCGACGCCGAGCACGCGCTCGACGTGACCTACGCGCGCCGCCTGGGGGTGAGCCTCGCGGAGCTGCTCGTCTCGCAGCCCGACACGGGCGAGCAGGCCCTGGAGATCGCCGAGCAGCTCGTCCGCTCCGGCGCCATCGACCTCATCGTGGTGGACTCGGTCGCGGCGCTCGTGCCCAAGGCGGAGATCGAGGGCGAGATGGGCGACGCGCACATGGGCGTGCAGGCGCGGCTCATGAGCCAGGCGCTCCGCAAGCTCACCGCCGTGGTCTCGCGAAACCAGTCGCTCGTGGTGTTCATCAACCAGATCCGGATGAAGATCGGCGTGGTGTTCGGGAACCCCGAGACCACCACCGGGGGTCACGCCCTCAAGTTCTACGCGTCGGTCCGGCTCGACATCCGCCGCATCGGCCAGGTGAAGGACGGGGACCAGGTGGTCGGCAGCCGCACGCGCGTGAAGGTGGTGAAGAACAAGGTGGCGCCGCCGTTCCGGGAAGCGGAGTTCGACGTCCGCTACGGCACGGGCGTCGACCGGCACGGCGAGGCGCTCGACCTCGGGGTGGAGCGCGGCGCCGTCGAGAAGTCCGGCGCGTACTTCGCCCTCGACGGCGAGCGCATCGGGCAGGGGCGCGAGCGGGCAATCGAGTGGCTCCGCGCGAACCCGGAGGCCTACGAGCGGCTCGCGGCGCGGGTGCGCGGGAGCGTGAGCGCGCCGGCGCCGGTGATCGCGGCTGCGGGGTGA
- a CDS encoding MopE-related protein: protein MKRKGFWLAGMFLLVGGIGCGQGLEDELATEESAAAADRTPGWCAKRSDVDGDGHASIDCGGADCDDRDALVNPGAAEVCGNAIDEDCDGNAAACEPPGTCTPTAEVCGDGVDQDCDGSDLACPPGACADHTCLTYTGPGMCVSCHAAQAKAMFGSQHYQWKGQSPANVNGVSPQGKLNGVNSYCIAVEQGNWGQCNACHVGRGPKPSAILSDAQLQNIDCLLCHQDQYRRKKDAATGELVPDPAAMSISMDQAVRTVKRTPSRAACLQCHAKAGGGDAYKRGDLALAHGTTGDRSFDVHMATAGGNLACTACHKTESHRIAGAGADLRASDSTTKIACTDCHASKATSTGHTVTVAVNKHVGRVACQTCHIPRYARNASDTLATEATETHRAWRTPELVAGIFHPGVTLANDLVPRYTFWNGQQDTMLLGDAATRDPATGGYPTSRPVGGIGDPAGTKLFPFKYKTAEQPLAAGILTPIDMASYRATGDALAAATQGVANMGLDPSAPVTWVTTDTMQLLNHEVAPKAQALGATCTACHGAGATQMNLRSLGYVLKAAKSTVCSQCHSEKSYSGWQNVHDRHVMEKGYDCKWCHAFSRPERGLR, encoded by the coding sequence ATGAAGCGAAAGGGGTTCTGGCTCGCAGGGATGTTCTTGTTGGTGGGCGGCATCGGCTGCGGCCAAGGCCTGGAGGACGAGCTCGCGACTGAAGAGTCCGCTGCGGCCGCGGACCGCACGCCGGGGTGGTGCGCGAAGCGGAGCGACGTGGACGGCGACGGTCACGCGAGCATCGACTGCGGCGGAGCGGATTGCGACGATCGCGATGCTCTCGTGAACCCGGGCGCGGCCGAGGTCTGTGGAAACGCGATCGACGAGGACTGCGACGGGAACGCCGCCGCCTGCGAGCCGCCGGGCACGTGCACCCCGACGGCAGAGGTCTGCGGGGACGGCGTCGACCAGGACTGCGACGGCAGCGATCTGGCTTGTCCTCCCGGCGCGTGCGCGGACCACACCTGCCTCACGTACACGGGGCCCGGCATGTGCGTCTCGTGCCACGCCGCGCAGGCGAAGGCGATGTTCGGCTCGCAGCACTATCAGTGGAAAGGCCAGAGCCCGGCGAACGTGAACGGCGTCTCGCCGCAGGGGAAGCTGAACGGCGTGAACAGCTACTGCATCGCGGTCGAGCAGGGGAACTGGGGGCAGTGCAACGCCTGCCACGTCGGGCGCGGCCCGAAGCCCTCCGCGATCCTGTCCGACGCCCAGCTGCAGAACATCGACTGCCTCCTCTGCCACCAGGATCAGTACCGGCGCAAGAAGGACGCCGCGACCGGCGAGCTCGTGCCCGACCCGGCCGCCATGTCGATCTCGATGGACCAGGCGGTGCGCACGGTGAAGCGGACGCCCTCCCGCGCGGCCTGCCTCCAGTGCCACGCCAAGGCGGGCGGCGGCGACGCCTACAAGCGGGGCGACCTCGCCCTCGCCCACGGGACGACCGGTGACCGGAGCTTCGACGTCCACATGGCGACGGCGGGCGGGAACCTCGCCTGCACCGCCTGCCACAAGACGGAGAGCCACCGGATCGCGGGGGCGGGCGCGGATCTGCGGGCGAGCGACTCGACGACGAAGATCGCCTGCACCGATTGCCACGCGAGCAAGGCCACGTCGACCGGCCACACCGTCACGGTGGCCGTGAACAAGCACGTGGGCCGCGTCGCGTGCCAGACCTGCCACATCCCGAGGTATGCGCGGAACGCCTCGGACACCCTCGCGACGGAGGCGACGGAGACGCACCGCGCGTGGCGCACGCCCGAGCTCGTCGCCGGCATCTTCCATCCGGGCGTGACGCTCGCGAACGATCTCGTCCCGCGCTACACGTTCTGGAACGGGCAGCAGGACACGATGCTCCTCGGAGACGCCGCGACGCGGGACCCCGCGACGGGCGGCTACCCCACCTCGCGCCCGGTGGGCGGCATCGGCGATCCGGCGGGCACGAAGCTCTTCCCGTTCAAGTACAAGACGGCTGAGCAGCCGCTCGCGGCCGGCATCCTCACGCCGATCGACATGGCGAGCTATCGGGCGACCGGCGACGCGCTCGCGGCGGCCACGCAGGGCGTCGCGAACATGGGCCTCGACCCGAGCGCGCCCGTCACGTGGGTCACGACCGACACGATGCAGCTCCTCAACCACGAGGTGGCGCCCAAGGCGCAGGCGCTCGGCGCGACCTGCACCGCGTGCCATGGCGCGGGCGCCACGCAGATGAACCTTCGGTCTCTCGGGTACGTGCTCAAGGCGGCGAAGTCCACCGTCTGCTCCCAGTGTCACTCGGAGAAGAGCTACTCCGGCTGGCAGAACGTGCACGACCGGCACGTCATGGAGAAGGGCTACGACTGCAAGTGGTGCCACGCCTTCTCGCGTCCGGAGCGCGGGCTCCGCTAA